The genomic DNA CGATCTGCGGGAATCTAAATATTGTCGCTTATTCATTTGAAAATCAGCAAACCATGTATTGCCTAAAAATGAGTTTTTGATGCTTCAATTTTGTTGACAAGTTGTAAGCACTTATGTTTTACTCTAAATTCCAGTGCCTTTACTGAAAGTACAGAGTATGACATGTTTTACTGTTTCTGTTTGTTATGTGTTTGTGTCTTTCAAGGAGACGAGTTCTGGGTATCTCCACGGGAATAGAAGACATTGGAAGCCTGAGGTGGGAGCTGGCCTTGTGTCTCTTGTTGGCTTGGATTTTGTGCTACTTCTGTGTTTGGAAAGGAGTGAGATCCACTGGAAAGGTACCGCTCTATAATTTTGTAGACACATGCACACATATGAGTTACAGAAGAAGCCAAGTGATTACATTCATATGAGAGAGCTGACAGGGTTCAGCAAGTAAAGGCACAGTGGTAAACCACAAACGCTGGGATGCAATCAACTGCCTTAGTTATGTTCTGTATAAACAAATGGATTATTACTGTGCAGTGGTTTGCCTTGAGCAGAGTTTAGCCCTGTTaatttttatttcatgacaGTAATTCAAATGTATTAACCCTCACGTGTCTCTTGTTGACAGGTAGTTTACTTTACAGCCACTTTCCCTTATGTCATGTTGGTTGTTCTGTTGGCTCGTGGACTCACTTTACCCGGTGCCATGGACGGCATCATTTTCTACCTCTATCCTGACCCGACAAGGTTGGTGGACCCTCAAGTAAGTAATAAAGCGCCAGGTCAAAATAAATCCATAAATCAACAAATCACCATGACGGGATGACCGACATCTACATAGACTAAATCCTGTACATTCTCTTGAATTTACTTATTAGTTTTGAATGTTTTGATCAAGAAAGTAAATATTTCCATTTCTGACATACACACTCAGGTTTGGATGGATGCAGGTGCACAAGTTCTGTTCTCTTTTGGGATTTGTCAAGGAAGTTTGACAGCTCTTGGCAGTTACAACGAGTTTAATAATAACTGCTACAAGTAAGTTCTATATCATATTTGTCTCTGGTCTTTGGCCAATATTTTCTTTCTGTTTAGCCTTTCAGttccaaaaatattttaattcataGCACGTTGAAGGACTATGTTCTGTCTTGTTTATAAAAAGCCCGGATGTGACCTTTCAAGGTCGTTTCTCTTCTAAGTCCAGCTGCTCTGGGTGCTGTTTAAAACGCTTCACTTCACCTTAAAACTATTCACAGAGTGACTTGTTGAAGAGGTTTTTGCTCATTAGGCTTGACTTTTATGCTGtataaactgtaaaaaaaaacagcctatagaatttactcaataaaattgaggtaacaatttacactcaGTTTGATAGTGTAAGGTTTAGCCAATTTTACTTAGTAAATATTACCTAAATGTGTCAACAATACGGTAATATACTTAAATAATTTGGGTTAGGTTTACTTAACCTTTTGAAAAAGATTATATCGCTTAATACGTATTAAAATTGAGTAATATTTACTCatggttgtattgtattgtattgtatattttactgaatgtttttttaataagaatttAAACATCAACCTAATTATTACTATTGTAGATTAGGTTTGTTTTACCCTGAAGTCCTTGTAGACAAGAAACATTTGATTGTCAGCTGTTTCTATTGACAGTTTGCTcattaaatttaatatttaaccAGATGTCTGCCCAACATAAATtgcatgcaaacattttttccacATAGTATGAATTCAAGTTCAGTATTAACTGATTAGTGAAGAACACAAGGGTATCAGTCCAAAATAAGTAATATGCAAACAACGTAAGTTTAAGAATACCTGTAGTTTTAACTGAACAGTGAACAACATCAACAGCATCAGTTTGAGATACAAATAAGGCAAAAATGCTGTATCATAGATGTTTGAACCCCATAGGAGTGCTATGTTGTACCATGTTGAACTAgcaaaatattttcatgaaaTTAGTATGCAAATAAATGTAAGaaataaatgtaaatgaaaTACATTATTAGCAGAAAAGTctttctagagcaggggtcaccAACACCAGTCCTCGAGGGCACCTGTCCAGTTcgttttccacgtctccctcttccaacacacctgaatcaaataattagGATAATTATCAGGCTATTGGATAGCTTGCTGACGAGTTATTCCTTAATACATACTGACTAATTCGAGTTGTGGTGGTCTCTAGTGGTTGCCGCCATTACTGCCATTTACACGCAtcagtagcagcccagcgtcactcAATTATACTGAAGGGCGCAACATTTGACAAAACTACGCCGTAACTGAAaagttaattagaaaaaaaagttattggTTCAAACTAAGCCACATTTTTACCAGGAACCCATGTTACTATGCTCTGAAAAACAGCTACCTTTTAGCTAGCTATTAGGAATGACTGCCAAAAGCCaggaataaaatataaaaatatttttactatAGGAGCTAATTAATTTAACACGCAGCATACTAGGcttgttaatgttttcgttttttttatAGTGTATGATATGTATGAAAAATGTTTGTTGCTAACTTGCTACAAATAATCTATATCAGTGCTAGCAAcatctcaacatttttttaagcttttcagggacagtggtcagtgtcactacagtggacaattATCAAAGGTTGACACTTTATACACTGCAAATTAATAACATATTAATAAAAATGAACAATcgtgaaaaacaaacttttttaaagataaaatatactcatttattgcttaaaattagtctgttaagattaTTCTCAGCTAGTTATTTTTCTCAtttaagaaatctaagtgagtaaattTTACTTGAAGCAGATTttgtagtagatttacactgaaaacaagggaatttaactagtttttacttaaggaggtgtgtttttgcagtgtaagaCCAGTGAGTATTTTTtgtaattagaaaaaaacacaCTTAAATTTGAGCAATTATTGTTGTATTATTTGTCAAATTATTAacacttgttgtattttttaattattttagcaATTATTGTTGTATTATTTGTCAAATTATTAAcacttattgtatttttttattttaatcgtTAGTTATAATTATCAATAAATCAAAATGGATAGGACATCTAATGCGATCATTGGCAGCCAAGTTTTAATGAGCGCATtgtaaggtttaaaaaaaaaaaaaaaaaaaatcataatatgtgcatgaaagggttaaagcaggggtcagcAAGCACTAGAAGCACTCCCCTCGTGGCTCCCTGgcgcttttaaaaaaatatatactgtataaaaacaTTGAggaggaaaatatattttttgttttaatatggctTCTGTTGGTGGACAAACACGACataaacattcttctaattcattaatattgtaatgaagttaggcAGTATCGTACAGCAGAGTAGTCacatggtgcgtcattctctaggaTACACTGCAGGGaatataaacatttaatcatgaaggcttatTATGCATTTGTAGCCAACATAGTTGTTTTGATAatgggctaatatagctaatatggCCTTATACtgtataaggcttttaatttttttgcggctccagacatatttgttttatgttttcGGGTTGTCGACCCCTGGGTTAAAGTGACAACATTCTGCAATGAGGGGCAAGAATTTGATGGGCATAATTCCCTTTCACACTTTACAGGCCACACAAAATCATGTGTTGGGCCTTCGGGCTTttaagtttgacacctgtgacatTTAGCACCTGACAAACGGACAAAACCTATGCGTTATGGGCTGACAGGGCTGATGACAATatttctgttgtttttctttAGGGACACATTTGTTCTGTGCTTGGTGAATGGTGGCTCAAGCTTTGTGGCTGGCTTTGCCATCTTTTCGGTTTTGGGATTCATGTCCTACGAACAAGGATTGCCGATATCTGAAGTGGCAGCTTCAGGTAAGAGTTCAATTATAGTTCATAATTATTTGTCATTCCTAAACATCATAACATGATGATAACTATACCAAATGCACTTCAAGTTTGTTATTCTGTTATTTTGAGTCATGCTTATAaaaaacagaggtgggtagtagtaacatgttacatttacttgagtaactttttgagaaaaaatttacttctacaagtagttttacgaagccatactttttactttcacgtgaGTAGAtctgtgaagaagaaatgctaaTCTTACTCCCCTATTGTGGTATACACTAGTCGTTACGTTTttgctctttattctacatattagaatttactttttttttctttttttaaaaaatttttgctAGCAAAAgtggctctaccaatttcaacaatgagacgtcgcaataataatcacatgactccattatcccAATTAGACTCAAGTTTGCCGTTCTGTGATTACACCGGCCTGTataacgtggcgtctttaaagcattgAAAAATATAAAGTATTTGACATGTTTAGTTTGATAATAGGTAATATGTTTTTTccattatagggcactcatgctctttggatgcctaatgcttcatttctgtagttttttttttttgtcgtcggaattcagattttatttttaatttctttgcttaatgtgattatgtaataggttatagtacagtataacaataacacttcatatactgtagataactttgtgctgaggaaaaaaaataccagtttaagaaaaaaaataatcaaacatccTAAGCAGTTTCTCATAATGTtagtcattacttgagtattcttttcaccaaatacttttttacttgtacgtgAGTACATGTTTTGGAtgactatttttacttttacttgagtaataatatTTCAGTGCAGTTCAAGTTTATTGTTCCCTAAAAGGGGAAACTTATCTTACAGCAGGTAAGCACACAGATAACATAACAACAGATAACACATACACATAAAATAACAAACACTACAATTTAAAAATGCTATAGACAGCTTTGCATCTCAGTGCAAGAATTGTGCAAATTTAGCAGCTTAATCACACTtgttaaaaaaagactttttttgtcCTGTTGGACTTAAAACAAGggactctgaatctcctgcctgaaGGGAGGACCTCAAACAAACAATGAAGGGGATGATCTGCACAATCCAGTATGTCATTTGCCTTCCTCATAACCTGCCTCTCACAAATATCAGTTAAGGAGACCTGTGGACTGCCTATTATCTTACCAGCCACCTTGACATTGTGGTTGATGTTAGTTTTCTCCTTCAGGGTGATACTTCCATACCAGCaaataaaagcaaaagtaaGAACAGATTCAATAAAAGATTTATAGAACAAAGACAAGATAACCTTATCAACATTAAAAGAGTAAAGCTTCCTTAGGAAGTACAATTGTTGTTGACCTTTTCGCAGATGGTCTCTATATTTGCATCAAATTTGAGTTTACTGTCTATCACAGTACCCAAGTATTTACACTGCTCTACCACCTTACCTCTATACTGCTACCTTTTATAGGAGTGGGTTGAGGAGGAGCAGGTTGTTTTTTCCTAAAATCTATAAACATATCCTTAGTTTTAGAGCTGTTGAGTTGGAGAAAAGATCTGTCACACCAACTAACCAACTCGTCCACCACAGGCCCATGCTGGGATTCATGTTTCTGTAGTAAACTGATAATGACTGTATCATCAGCATATTTCAGGATGTGTCTATTTCTACACGGATTCCTACAATCATTAgtgtaaaggttgaaaagtaacGGTGAGAGTACACCCTTATTTTGAGGTAacgctacactgcaaaaacacacctccataAAAGTAGACAAATtctcttgttttcagtgtaaatccactaggaataagtgaaattatctgccagtgcttcaagtaaatgatATTCACTTAGATttgttgaaataagaaaaatagctagctgaaaataaatttaacaggcttattttaagcaaatgaATTAGTATATTCaatcttagaaaaaaaaaactttgaaatgTCAGAGATGTTCTTAATTTAAGAAAGATAAATTTAGCTTGATTTAGGTAGAAAAATAACCAACTTTTAGAgctgcttaataagaacaaatagcaatattttcttaaagtaagtggaataatctgacgcattaatttgTTAACTGTTGtctcactcaaaacaagatggagaaaattatttggctagatttaagaaaaataatctgattaagatgttataaTTTTGCAGTGTACTCCTAtttgagtaacatttttggctactctacccacctctgataaaAACTGACAATGTTATGCTCATGATGTGATTCTGACGATTGAACACTGTATCTGTATCACTGTATCATGGATTGAGTTGCAGCAGTCtcacttgttcaaaaatgacaaTCGTGTGTCCAAATGCAGGACCTGGTTTGGCTTTTATAGCATATCCACGGGCTGTAGCAATGATGCCTTTGCCTCAGTTGTGGGCCATATGCTTCTTTATCATGGTCATCCTGCTGGGTGCTGACACACAGGTCAGTTGAAAATAAGCCCGTGTAACTTCTGGTGTCTTTCTCCTTTGTGTTGACGTTTCTCTCTCCCGGTAGTTTGTAAGCTTGGAGTGCCTGATGACCTCCGTAACAGATATGTTCCCGACTGTTTTCCGGAGGGCTTATCGGCGAGAACTGCTGCTGCTTTGTCTCTGCACCGTTTGCTTCTTACTCGGTCTTCTACTTGTCACTGAGGTGAGTGCAAAACGCTTGTCCTTATCTTTTGTTGTTTATACCCTCTGTGTAGTTAAGTAATCAAATGATTGCACTGTGGTACACTGATGTATTTCAATGCCTGTAAACAGTATGTTATTTCATGTTCCATTGACACTGTGTCCTTCTTCCAGGGGGGCTTGTATTTCCTTCAGCTTTTTGACCACTACGTCTGTAGCGGCAACAACCTTCTCCTCCTTTCAGTGTGTCAGTCCATAGCAATTGGATGGATATATGGTAAGTCTTTGTGGTTGTCCTTCATCATGCATTCTTCATGTCTTTTATGTTATTATAGGATGGGAGTAGAGATTTGCAAATTGGACACatttccaaaaagtcccacaaaaTTGAGTTTCAAGCATTTTTACTCTATGTAGCAAATAATGCTTGAAATAAAACCTTAAACCTCAGACCAAAGGTTTTAATTCAGAATTAAATGCATTTCTCCTCAATAATTATTTTATGGGAAACCATTCTCAGTGTTATTTCATTAGTAATAGGCAGGCTCCCTCTAGTGGTGCAAGTGTGGTCACTGAATATACCCACAAACCGCATGACATTACAAGTAGCAAAATAAGGTAAACCCAATGAATGTCAAACAgacacattcattcattaattcattttccatgccgcttttcctcacgagggtcgcggaggtgccggagcctatcccagctaactacgggcagcagACTATTTTTCATAAATCTTGTCAAATAATtttgtacatcttgttttgacaGTTAAAAACTAGTTAGCAGAtgaatgcgtcagattattccacttaaagtaaaaattaccatttgttctaattaagcccatacatctaaaagttggtaatttttctCCTAAATCAAgagaaaaatgctttcaaataatgttttgaacaatagctATTATTGAATTACAAACATTTcgacatttcaaagcttttttaaaagattaaatatacaaatttaTTGGTTGATATAAATCTATTGAGATTATTTTCaaccagctatttttcttatttcaagaaatctgagtaaaatttacttgaagcactggcacttatttttacactgaaaacaagggaatttaaataGTTATAGGATGTGTGTTTAAGCAGTGTATGTAGCACAGCTCGCTCTTAAtccgacgttgaaaagatgttggatcaacattcggCTGTTGATCTTATATCGTTGCATCAACGTTGACACCAGACGTTTATATGTCATCACATTTGCACCCTCAATTTATgttgaatttatttccaaattagagtggaaaataagtatttggtcacctacaaacaagcaagatttctcgctgtcaaaaaggtctaacttcttctaacgaggtctaacgaggctccactcgttacctgtattaatggcacctgttttaactcattatcggtataaaagacagctgtccacagcctcagtcagtcacactccaaactccactagggcaccagagacaaaattgtagacctgcgccaggctgggaagactgaatctgcaataggtaaaacgcttggtgtaaagaaatcaactgtgggagcaattattagaaaatggaagacatacaagtccactgataatctccctcgatctggggctccatgcaagatctcaccccgtggcgtcaaaatgataacaagaacggtgagcaaaaatcccagaaccacacggggggacctagtgaatgacctacagagagctgggaccacagtaacaaaggctactatactgcactgccagacgtgtccccctgctgaagaaagtacacgtccaggcccgtctgcggttggctagagagcatttggatgatccagaagaggactgggaaaatgtgttatggtcagatgaaaccaaaatagaactttttggtagaaacacaggttctcgtgtttggaggagaaagaataactaattgcatccgaagaacaccatacccactgtgaagcatgggggtggaaacagcatgctttggggctgtttttctgcaaagggaccaggacgactgatttgtgtaaaggaaagaatgaatggggccacgtattgagagattttgagtgaaaatctccttccatcagcaagggcattgaagatgagacgtggctgggtctttcagcttgacaatgatcccaaacacacagccagggtaacaaaggagtggcttcgtaagaagcatttcaaggtcctggagtggcctagccagtctccagatctcaaccccatagaaaatctgtggagggagttgaaagtccatgttgcccaacgacagccccaaaacatcactgctctagaggagatctgcatggaggaatgggccaaaataccagcaacagtgtgtgaaaagcttgtgaagagttacagaaaacgtttggcctccgttattgccaacaaagggtacatagcaaagtattgagatgaacttttagtattgaccaaatacttattttccaccatgatttgcaaataaatactttaaaaatcaaacaatgtgtttttctgggttttttgtcccccacattctgtctctcatgattgaggtttacccatgttgacaattgcaggcctctgtaatattttcaagtgggagaacttgcacaattagtggttgactaaatacttatttgtcccactgtagtcAACACTGTTATTCCTATTACAAGCACAGCTCATGTGCTAAAGCTAAAAAAACGCATTGAAAAGTTCGCTTAAACTCTTTTTTTCACCAGTCTTCAACATACCTGACAT from Corythoichthys intestinalis isolate RoL2023-P3 chromosome 9, ASM3026506v1, whole genome shotgun sequence includes the following:
- the LOC130921276 gene encoding sodium- and chloride-dependent GABA transporter 2-like isoform X2, whose protein sequence is MEGEFLKGSSREAAGQGNSLVKKTQLLDRGKWANKLEFLLAVAGTLVGLGNLWRFPYLCYKNGGGAFLVPYVLFLLACGIPMFLLETAMGQYTSQGCITCWRHFCPLFEGIGYATQVVIAYAAVSYIVIQAWAFFYLFSSFNAEVPWASCRNFWNTENCVEFDKKNMSSNWTADVNATTPATEFWERRVLGISTGIEDIGSLRWELALCLLLAWILCYFCVWKGVRSTGKVVYFTATFPYVMLVVLLARGLTLPGAMDGIIFYLYPDPTRLVDPQVWMDAGAQVLFSFGICQGSLTALGSYNEFNNNCYKDTFVLCLVNGGSSFVAGFAIFSVLGFMSYEQGLPISEVAASGPGLAFIAYPRAVAMMPLPQLWAICFFIMVILLGADTQFVSLECLMTSVTDMFPTVFRRAYRRELLLLCLCTVCFLLGLLLVTEGGLYFLQLFDHYVCSGNNLLLLSVCQSIAIGWIYGADRLYDNIEEMIGYRPWPLMKICWLYITPAVCMLEMTCLK